In Erigeron canadensis isolate Cc75 chromosome 6, C_canadensis_v1, whole genome shotgun sequence, the following are encoded in one genomic region:
- the LOC122604297 gene encoding circumsporozoite protein-like has protein sequence MTTRATGIPLVSPQSNPGKTNRRGRQPSKTVNPSSSKIDTLNLNVEAESSTPPENKPQTPPKTSPKNSPNSTPNSTPPSTPPTTPRNMAEDMVHPFDRTIGESTRVIAPNRGSASRPPTTAPNFNVKGNHLSRVEENQFDGVVKWDPYDHVEKFEKVCRLFKYGETQMPLVKLELFPLSLTGEATNWY, from the coding sequence atGACCACAAGGGCTACCGGTATTCCACTAGTAAGCCCTCAATCAAATCCGGGAAAGACGAACAGAAGAGGAAGGCAACCATCTAAAACCGTTAACCCTTCATCTAGCAAAATAGATACCTTAAACTTAAATGTTGAAGCCGAAAGTTCCACACCACCGGAAAATAAACCTCAAACTCCACCAAAGACTTCACCGAAGAATTCACCAAACTCAACACCAAACTCCACTCCACCCTCTACACCTCCTACTACACCAAGAAACATGGCCGAAGACATGGTTCACCCTTTTGATAGGACTATTGGGGAGAGTACTCGAGTCATTGCACCTAATAGGGGCTCGGCTAGTCGTCCTCCAACCACCGCTCCAAATTTCAATGTCAAAGGTAATCACTTGTCTAGGGTTGAAGAGAATCAATTCGATGGGGTTGTTAAGTGGGATCCTTATGATCATGTGgagaagtttgaaaaagtttgtCGATTGTTCAAGTATGGGGAGACTCAAATGCCACTTGTTAAGCTCGAATTGTTTCCGTTGTCTCTCACGGGAGAGGCGACAAATTGGTATTAG